One window of the Natronomonas marina genome contains the following:
- a CDS encoding long-chain fatty acid--CoA ligase, which translates to MPGGTDQTLRPFLWRAANLYPDTEIVSRTHEGIERYTYSEYDDRTAQLANALEAHGVEDGDRVGTFCWNHHRHFETYFAVPTIGAQLHTINPLLPDEHIQYIVDNAEDELIFVDDSLAPKLASAAADAPEFEGVDFVVMSSTETETLDATPYEEFVDGHAAEYDWPALDGDTPAGMCYTSGTTGNPKGVEYTHEMLWSHTMATLTPQGIPMADDDVVMPVVPMFHVNAWGMPFTATAGGSKHVYPGPSPEPADVASLIEEEGVTITAGVPTVWLGLMEYMEDNEVDLSTLDTVIVGGSAAPESMIRWFDDHDVELLHAWGMTEMSPLGSVSQLKSSLGDADYETQLEHRAKQGMLVPGLEMKVIDEDGNEIAWDGEEFGELWVRGPWVTQEYFQRPEANEEDFEDGWLKTGDVVTVDEEGYIKIVDRAKDVIKSGGEWISSVELENAIMAHDDVAEAAVVGVPHERWQERPVAFVVPAASADEATLDDEILEMLGEDYPKWWLPDNIEYIEEIPKTATGKFSKKDIREQYTDESLVEGSVPEEAAPDDD; encoded by the coding sequence ATGCCTGGAGGAACCGACCAGACGCTCCGACCCTTCCTGTGGCGTGCGGCGAACCTGTACCCGGACACGGAGATCGTCTCCCGCACACACGAGGGGATTGAGCGCTACACCTACAGCGAGTACGACGACCGGACCGCACAACTGGCCAACGCCCTCGAGGCGCACGGGGTCGAGGACGGCGACCGCGTCGGGACGTTCTGCTGGAACCACCACCGGCACTTCGAGACGTACTTCGCGGTGCCGACCATCGGCGCACAGCTACACACCATCAACCCGCTGTTGCCGGACGAGCACATCCAGTACATCGTCGACAACGCCGAGGACGAACTCATCTTCGTCGACGACTCGCTGGCGCCGAAACTGGCGAGCGCGGCGGCCGACGCCCCCGAGTTCGAGGGCGTCGACTTCGTCGTGATGTCCAGCACTGAGACGGAGACGCTGGACGCCACGCCCTACGAGGAGTTCGTCGACGGCCACGCGGCGGAGTACGACTGGCCGGCGCTGGACGGCGACACGCCGGCGGGGATGTGCTACACCTCGGGGACGACGGGCAACCCGAAGGGCGTCGAGTACACCCACGAGATGCTGTGGAGCCACACGATGGCGACGCTGACCCCGCAGGGCATCCCGATGGCCGACGACGACGTGGTGATGCCGGTGGTGCCGATGTTCCACGTCAACGCCTGGGGGATGCCGTTCACCGCGACGGCGGGCGGGTCGAAACACGTCTACCCCGGTCCGTCGCCGGAACCGGCCGACGTGGCGAGTCTCATCGAGGAGGAGGGCGTCACCATCACCGCCGGCGTCCCGACGGTCTGGCTCGGCCTCATGGAGTACATGGAGGACAACGAGGTCGACCTCTCGACGCTGGACACCGTCATCGTCGGCGGGTCGGCCGCCCCCGAATCGATGATCCGGTGGTTCGACGACCACGACGTCGAGTTGCTGCACGCCTGGGGCATGACCGAGATGTCGCCGCTGGGGTCGGTGTCGCAACTCAAGTCCAGCCTCGGGGACGCCGACTACGAGACCCAACTGGAGCACCGCGCCAAGCAGGGGATGCTCGTGCCCGGCCTGGAGATGAAGGTCATCGACGAGGACGGAAACGAGATCGCCTGGGACGGCGAGGAGTTCGGCGAACTGTGGGTCCGCGGACCCTGGGTCACCCAGGAGTACTTCCAGCGACCGGAGGCCAACGAGGAGGACTTCGAGGACGGCTGGCTCAAGACCGGCGACGTGGTCACCGTCGACGAGGAGGGATACATCAAGATCGTCGACCGCGCGAAGGACGTCATCAAGTCCGGCGGCGAGTGGATTTCGTCGGTCGAACTCGAGAACGCCATCATGGCCCACGACGACGTGGCCGAGGCGGCCGTCGTCGGCGTCCCCCACGAGCGGTGGCAGGAGCGACCGGTGGCGTTCGTCGTGCCCGCCGCGAGCGCCGACGAGGCGACGCTCGACGACGAGATACTGGAGATGCTCGGCGAGGACTACCCGAAGTGGTGGCTCCCCGACAACATCGAGTACATCGAGGAGATTCCCAAGACGGCGACCGGGAAGTTCTCGAAGAAGGACATCCGCGAGCAGTACACCGACGAGTCACTGGTCGAGGGAAGCGTCCCCGAAGAGGCGGCGCCGGACGACGACTGA
- a CDS encoding type II secretion system F family protein, with protein MSLGSAESTNTGSGGNVLADAFYPLYTRLFDDEGDFVGNLESKLAEARMPETVEIYLSKSLGIGVLAGVVLWLLGTAVGWAIVTFLVTEPPTFLGLSLPEPYLGIVNALKIPFIIVVSGLVFGSIGFGAGFGGMVGKPYLDADARKREINVLLSDSVSFMYALSVGGLNQLEILQAMAKADDTYGEVAKEFQSIVLETEYFDTDYRTAIRNQAAQTPSDELSQFLTDMLSIINSGGDMEKFLEDQKEKQMRTSKQEQELVLETLELFGEMYMTLSLFPLLLIIILVIMSMLGEANDRLLYGTVYGLIPLIGAGFLVLVSTVVQDEVGDGYLRDERGEVVGESDGMFDLGLADDYAGDYSVFDRVKSREGAHLTASVLKAPHLFFRDYPLAVLALTVPISLVLVGFSVMAGFAPTSVDGLLAGPVRGTFFWVYLPLYVNFVPLTIFHEWNVRSRSSITNKLSDNLRKLSSANDTGMTLLESLNVVAETSSGRLAEEFRVMYAKVNYGTSLKTALREFNNKYHIPRLARTVKLISKAQEASSQITQVLSTAAQASENQDDIERDRKSRTRMQMVIIIMTYVTLLGVMALLKVEFLDTMAGLTQQAAEGGSDQFGGGLDIEVLTLLFFHAVTLQAIISGLIAGYIRDVSLMAGLKFVVVLPTLALITFMFV; from the coding sequence ATGAGCCTCGGGTCCGCCGAGAGTACCAACACCGGATCGGGAGGAAACGTCCTCGCGGACGCGTTCTACCCGCTCTACACCCGGCTGTTCGACGACGAGGGCGACTTCGTCGGGAATCTGGAGTCGAAACTCGCCGAGGCGCGCATGCCGGAGACGGTCGAAATCTACCTCTCGAAGTCCCTCGGGATCGGCGTGCTGGCGGGGGTCGTGCTGTGGCTCCTCGGAACCGCCGTCGGCTGGGCGATCGTTACCTTCCTCGTCACCGAACCGCCGACGTTCCTCGGGTTGTCGCTGCCGGAGCCGTACCTCGGCATCGTCAACGCGCTCAAGATACCCTTCATCATCGTCGTCTCGGGGCTCGTCTTCGGCTCCATCGGCTTCGGAGCGGGCTTCGGCGGGATGGTCGGCAAGCCCTACCTCGACGCCGACGCCCGGAAGCGAGAGATAAACGTGCTGCTGTCGGACTCGGTGTCGTTCATGTACGCGCTGTCGGTCGGCGGCCTCAACCAACTGGAGATACTGCAGGCCATGGCGAAGGCCGACGACACCTACGGCGAGGTGGCAAAGGAGTTCCAGTCGATCGTCCTGGAGACGGAGTACTTCGACACCGACTACCGGACGGCAATCCGAAACCAGGCCGCACAGACCCCCTCCGACGAACTCAGCCAGTTCCTCACGGACATGCTCTCGATCATCAACTCCGGGGGTGACATGGAGAAGTTCCTCGAAGACCAGAAGGAAAAGCAGATGCGGACCTCGAAGCAGGAACAGGAGCTGGTGCTGGAGACCCTCGAGCTGTTCGGCGAGATGTACATGACGCTGTCGCTTTTCCCCCTGCTTCTCATCATTATCCTCGTCATCATGTCGATGCTCGGGGAGGCAAACGACAGGCTCCTGTACGGGACGGTCTACGGGTTGATCCCGCTCATCGGGGCGGGATTTCTGGTCTTGGTATCGACCGTCGTTCAGGACGAGGTCGGCGACGGCTACCTCCGCGACGAGCGGGGGGAGGTCGTCGGCGAGTCCGACGGGATGTTCGATCTGGGGCTGGCCGACGACTACGCCGGCGACTACTCGGTGTTCGATCGGGTGAAGTCCCGGGAAGGAGCCCACCTGACCGCGAGCGTCCTCAAGGCGCCGCACCTGTTCTTCCGGGATTATCCGCTTGCCGTCCTCGCCCTCACCGTCCCCATCTCGCTCGTGCTCGTCGGCTTCTCGGTGATGGCCGGCTTCGCGCCGACCTCCGTCGACGGGCTGCTCGCCGGCCCGGTCCGGGGGACGTTCTTCTGGGTGTACCTCCCGCTGTACGTCAACTTCGTGCCGCTGACGATATTCCACGAGTGGAACGTCCGCTCGCGGAGTTCGATCACGAACAAACTCTCGGACAACCTCCGGAAGCTCTCCAGCGCCAACGACACCGGGATGACGCTCCTGGAGTCGTTGAACGTCGTCGCCGAGACCTCCTCGGGACGGCTGGCGGAGGAGTTCAGGGTGATGTACGCGAAGGTCAACTACGGGACGAGCCTGAAGACGGCGCTGCGGGAGTTCAACAACAAGTACCACATCCCCCGGCTGGCACGGACCGTGAAGCTCATCTCGAAGGCCCAGGAGGCGTCGAGTCAGATTACGCAGGTGCTGTCGACGGCCGCCCAGGCCTCGGAGAACCAGGACGACATCGAGCGCGACCGCAAGTCACGGACGCGGATGCAGATGGTCATCATCATCATGACCTACGTGACCCTGCTCGGCGTCATGGCGCTGCTGAAGGTGGAGTTCCTCGACACGATGGCGGGGCTGACCCAGCAGGCTGCCGAGGGCGGCTCCGACCAGTTCGGCGGCGGTCTCGACATCGAGGTGCTGACGCTTTTGTTCTTCCACGCCGTCACGCTGCAGGCCATCATCTCCGGGCTCATCGCCGGCTACATCCGCGACGTGAGCCTGATGGCGGGGCTGAAGTTCGTCGTCGTCCTCCCGACACTGGCGCTGATCACGTTCATGTTCGTGTGA
- a CDS encoding Lrp/AsnC family transcriptional regulator: MDHAEELLELLCEDARHSTADLARLTGLSADEVEAKIAELEADGVIQGYTAIVDWDAVGDERVQAHVECNVTLDRETSYRDVAKRLAGFPEVQGLRLVSGDYDFALEVEGDSMREVSRFISDKVAPLPEITQTVTHYIMETYKQGGYRFDDGGDDDRLSVTP, translated from the coding sequence ATGGACCACGCCGAGGAACTCCTGGAGTTGCTGTGCGAGGACGCCCGCCACTCGACGGCCGACCTCGCGCGGCTGACGGGGCTGTCGGCCGACGAGGTCGAGGCGAAGATCGCCGAACTGGAGGCCGACGGGGTCATCCAGGGCTACACCGCCATCGTCGACTGGGACGCCGTCGGGGACGAGCGCGTCCAGGCCCACGTCGAGTGCAACGTCACGCTGGACCGCGAGACCAGTTACCGCGATGTCGCAAAGCGGCTGGCCGGCTTCCCCGAGGTGCAGGGGTTGCGGCTCGTCTCCGGCGACTACGACTTCGCGCTCGAGGTCGAGGGCGACTCGATGCGGGAGGTCTCGCGGTTCATAAGCGACAAGGTCGCGCCGCTGCCCGAGATCACCCAGACGGTCACCCACTACATCATGGAGACCTACAAGCAGGGCGGCTACCGCTTCGACGACGGCGGCGACGACGACCGCCTGTCGGTCACGCCATGA
- a CDS encoding pyridoxal phosphate-dependent aminotransferase, giving the protein MTLTPSDRVAETPPSGIRRFFELAEEMDDVISLGVGEPDFSAPWAAREAAITSLERGQTSYTANRGKRELREAIAEDARRWNLEYDPDEEVLVTAGASEAIDVAFRALVNPGDTVAVAQPCYVSYRPGVRFAGGEVLDVPTRVEDEFKLTPEVLYEAGADEADLLVYCYPNNPTGATMDRLELAAVAEFCREHDVAVLSDEIYADLTYEGDHVSIAEFDGMRERTVVFNGFSKAYAMTGLRLGYAMAPSEVVAAMNRVHQYTMLSAPTTAQYAAIEALRNCREEVAEMRAQYDRRRNFVLSRFEEMGIDCFEATGAFYVFPACPGEDAEAFAEDLLEAEGVAMVPGTAFGAGAEGHLRASYATGLDELKEAMNRLERFVA; this is encoded by the coding sequence ATGACGCTCACGCCCTCCGACCGTGTCGCCGAGACGCCGCCGTCGGGCATCCGGCGGTTCTTCGAGTTGGCCGAGGAGATGGACGACGTCATCTCGCTGGGCGTCGGCGAACCGGACTTCTCGGCACCGTGGGCCGCCCGCGAGGCCGCCATCACCTCCCTGGAGCGCGGACAGACCTCCTACACCGCCAACCGGGGCAAGCGGGAACTCCGGGAGGCCATCGCGGAGGACGCCCGCCGGTGGAACCTCGAGTACGACCCCGACGAGGAGGTCCTCGTGACCGCGGGCGCCAGCGAGGCCATCGACGTCGCCTTCCGGGCGCTGGTGAACCCCGGCGACACCGTCGCCGTCGCCCAGCCCTGTTACGTCTCCTACAGACCGGGCGTCAGGTTCGCCGGCGGCGAGGTCCTCGACGTGCCCACCCGCGTCGAGGACGAGTTCAAACTCACCCCGGAGGTGCTGTACGAGGCCGGCGCCGACGAGGCCGACCTGCTGGTGTACTGCTACCCGAACAACCCCACGGGTGCGACGATGGACCGCCTCGAACTCGCTGCCGTCGCGGAATTCTGCCGGGAGCACGACGTCGCCGTCCTCTCCGACGAGATATACGCCGACCTCACCTACGAGGGCGACCACGTCTCCATCGCCGAGTTCGACGGCATGCGGGAGCGGACCGTCGTGTTCAACGGGTTCTCGAAGGCCTACGCCATGACGGGGCTCCGACTCGGCTACGCGATGGCCCCCAGCGAGGTCGTCGCCGCGATGAACCGCGTCCACCAGTACACGATGCTGTCGGCGCCGACCACCGCCCAGTACGCCGCCATCGAGGCGCTGCGCAACTGCCGCGAGGAGGTCGCCGAGATGCGCGCCCAGTACGACCGCCGCCGGAACTTCGTGCTGTCGCGGTTCGAGGAGATGGGCATCGACTGCTTCGAGGCGACGGGCGCCTTCTACGTCTTCCCGGCCTGTCCGGGCGAGGACGCCGAGGCGTTCGCCGAGGACCTGCTCGAGGCGGAGGGGGTGGCGATGGTCCCCGGCACCGCCTTCGGCGCGGGCGCCGAGGGCCACCTCCGCGCCTCCTACGCGACCGGTCTCGACGAACTGAAGGAGGCGATGAACCGCCTCGAGCGGTTCGTCGCGTAA
- a CDS encoding type II/IV secretion system ATPase subunit yields MAIDDADGDAAGAGEPVEPADTESEASAEGGAAEPDRYDLEELRAKADAGAFDAGELEEMIGGAGQAAARLTDTATERTVRVSPELDEDAFFTAENGGTTVVNRYDLEKAVPAEKKHHFREVERYWVNKPYAFVVIFHSEKENEKKYYLIEPHLTPIEEDLREFLSGKLKTAIKYSSDQVVVQGSEDARADVIEREAHELLERYDLYDDDARPDDGGLLGGLKSTVGMGESAERTERSGQLQGVASRPEPAVISEDDDTLTEYQIEKLLYLLKRDFIGFERIDGIKHDINVEDISCDGYNSPVFVYHSDYEQIITNVYHGEEELDDFVVKLSQRSGKGISKRNPQVDATLPDGSRSQLTLGREVSDHGTNYTIRQFKDVPFTPVDLINWNTFSLEEMAFLWLCIENHKSLIFAGGTASGKTTSLNAVSLFIPSKAKIVSIEDTREVELPQRNWIASVTRPSFSEGDKGDVDEFDLLEAALRQRPEYIVMGEIRGEEGRTLFQVMSTGHTTLTTFHADSVGEVIKRFTTDPINVSKTMFTALDLVSIQTQTRVQGNKVRRNKSLTEINHYDPENDEINVQDVYQWQAETDEFLQMGESNTLDEIQFDRGWTKERLDREMFMRKLVLAYLIEQGLNTYTQVAATLQAFINDPESILGLIANDGLERSLEDLREMESVKIDIDPEKEAMVPRPSAGEGMLAEAREVIRDGEDLLAEYGDEPVEKGVADALEIDEAGDVDPGETSSDEEFDYGGFSFETGDGEATTDGGETSRGDDGTDRSEP; encoded by the coding sequence ATGGCTATCGACGACGCGGACGGCGACGCGGCCGGTGCCGGGGAACCGGTCGAACCAGCCGACACCGAGTCGGAGGCTTCGGCGGAAGGGGGGGCCGCCGAACCGGACCGATACGACCTCGAGGAACTCAGAGCGAAAGCCGACGCCGGAGCGTTCGACGCCGGCGAACTCGAGGAGATGATCGGCGGCGCCGGTCAGGCCGCCGCCCGACTGACCGACACCGCCACCGAACGGACCGTCCGCGTCAGTCCCGAACTCGACGAGGACGCCTTCTTCACGGCCGAGAACGGCGGTACCACGGTCGTCAACCGCTACGACCTCGAGAAGGCCGTCCCCGCAGAGAAGAAACACCACTTCCGGGAGGTCGAGCGGTACTGGGTGAACAAGCCGTACGCCTTCGTCGTCATCTTCCACTCCGAGAAGGAAAACGAGAAGAAGTACTACCTCATCGAACCGCACCTCACCCCCATCGAGGAGGACCTCAGGGAGTTCCTCTCGGGAAAGCTCAAGACCGCCATCAAGTACTCCAGCGACCAGGTGGTCGTCCAGGGCAGCGAGGACGCCCGCGCCGACGTCATCGAGCGGGAGGCCCACGAGCTGCTGGAGCGGTACGACCTCTACGACGACGATGCCCGGCCCGACGACGGCGGCCTGCTCGGTGGCCTCAAGAGTACGGTCGGCATGGGCGAAAGCGCCGAGCGGACCGAACGGTCCGGCCAGCTACAGGGCGTGGCGTCCCGCCCCGAACCCGCGGTCATAAGCGAGGACGACGACACCCTCACCGAGTACCAGATCGAGAAGCTCCTCTACCTCCTGAAGCGGGACTTCATCGGCTTCGAGCGGATCGACGGCATCAAACACGACATCAACGTCGAGGACATCTCCTGTGACGGCTACAACTCCCCCGTCTTCGTCTACCACTCCGACTACGAGCAGATCATCACCAACGTCTACCACGGCGAGGAGGAACTCGACGACTTCGTGGTGAAACTCTCACAGCGGTCCGGCAAGGGCATCTCGAAACGGAACCCACAGGTCGACGCGACGCTGCCGGACGGGTCGCGCTCGCAGTTGACCCTCGGCCGGGAGGTCTCCGACCACGGGACGAACTACACGATCCGGCAGTTCAAGGACGTCCCGTTCACGCCCGTCGACCTCATCAACTGGAACACGTTCTCCCTGGAGGAGATGGCCTTCCTCTGGCTGTGCATCGAGAACCACAAGTCGCTCATCTTCGCCGGCGGCACCGCCTCCGGGAAGACCACCAGCCTGAACGCCGTCTCGCTTTTCATCCCCTCGAAGGCGAAGATCGTCTCCATCGAGGACACCCGCGAGGTCGAACTCCCGCAGCGCAACTGGATCGCAAGCGTCACGCGGCCGTCATTCAGCGAGGGCGACAAGGGTGACGTCGACGAGTTCGACCTGCTGGAGGCCGCACTGCGGCAGCGGCCGGAGTACATCGTGATGGGCGAGATACGTGGCGAGGAGGGCCGGACGCTGTTCCAGGTCATGTCCACCGGCCACACCACGCTGACGACGTTCCACGCCGACTCGGTCGGCGAGGTGATAAAGCGGTTCACGACCGACCCGATCAACGTCTCGAAGACGATGTTCACGGCGCTGGATCTGGTCTCGATCCAGACCCAGACGCGGGTCCAGGGCAACAAGGTCCGCCGGAACAAGTCGCTGACAGAGATCAACCACTACGACCCCGAGAACGACGAGATCAACGTCCAGGACGTCTACCAGTGGCAGGCCGAGACCGACGAGTTCCTCCAGATGGGCGAGTCGAACACCTTGGACGAGATACAGTTCGACCGCGGGTGGACCAAAGAGCGCCTCGACCGGGAGATGTTCATGCGAAAGCTCGTTTTAGCGTACCTGATCGAGCAGGGGCTCAACACCTACACCCAGGTCGCCGCGACGCTGCAGGCGTTCATCAACGATCCCGAGTCCATCCTGGGGCTCATCGCCAACGACGGACTCGAGCGGTCCCTGGAGGACCTCCGGGAGATGGAGTCGGTCAAGATCGACATCGACCCCGAAAAGGAGGCGATGGTGCCGCGACCCTCGGCCGGCGAGGGGATGCTCGCGGAGGCCCGCGAGGTCATTCGGGACGGCGAGGACCTGCTGGCGGAGTACGGGGACGAACCCGTCGAGAAGGGCGTCGCCGACGCCCTCGAGATAGACGAGGCCGGCGACGTTGACCCCGGAGAGACGAGTTCGGACGAGGAGTTCGATTACGGCGGGTTCTCCTTCGAGACCGGTGACGGCGAGGCGACGACCGACGGTGGTGAGACGTCACGGGGCGACGACGGGACGGACAGGAGCGAACCATGA
- a CDS encoding acyl-CoA dehydrogenase family protein: MELLDNGPVPEHAHDVKQEAREFAAEYIEPVAADYFETGEYPWEVLEAGMEAGLVAQDISEEYGGRGFDVHQLLAMTEELYRADAGIALTLQLASFGTKILEEYGTDAQKEAYLRPVAEHEMLSGLAVSEPETGSDLAGMETTARKEGDEWVLDGEKYWVGNGVEADWVTLYAKTGDDPEDRYGNYSLFVVPTDTAGYDAEHIPEKMGFRASKQARIELDGARIPEENLIGAEGTGFYMLAEFFNYGRVVVGGHGLGLAAAAIEEAADFAHGRTAFGRTITEFQTVQHILADMMTEFQAARALNWEAADRVAAKDNAGFWAAMAKVKSTETANTCAERGMQLHGGRSVLTENRISRVYRDVRIPVIYEGANEIQRNLIYGQASW, from the coding sequence ATGGAATTGTTAGACAACGGTCCCGTCCCGGAGCACGCACACGACGTCAAACAGGAGGCGCGGGAGTTCGCCGCCGAGTACATCGAACCGGTCGCGGCCGACTACTTCGAGACCGGCGAGTACCCCTGGGAGGTCCTGGAGGCCGGCATGGAGGCCGGCCTCGTGGCTCAGGACATCAGCGAGGAGTACGGCGGCCGGGGATTCGACGTCCACCAGTTGCTCGCGATGACCGAGGAACTGTACCGGGCCGACGCCGGCATCGCGCTGACGCTGCAGCTCGCGAGCTTCGGCACGAAGATACTCGAGGAGTACGGGACCGATGCCCAGAAGGAGGCCTACCTCCGGCCCGTCGCCGAACACGAGATGCTCTCGGGGCTGGCCGTCTCCGAACCGGAGACGGGATCGGACCTCGCCGGTATGGAGACGACCGCCCGCAAGGAGGGCGACGAGTGGGTGCTGGACGGCGAGAAGTACTGGGTCGGCAACGGCGTCGAGGCCGACTGGGTGACGCTGTACGCGAAAACCGGCGACGACCCCGAGGACCGCTACGGCAACTACTCGCTGTTCGTCGTGCCGACCGACACCGCCGGCTACGATGCCGAGCACATCCCCGAGAAGATGGGCTTCCGAGCCTCCAAGCAGGCCCGCATCGAACTCGACGGCGCTCGGATTCCCGAGGAGAACCTCATCGGCGCCGAGGGGACGGGCTTCTACATGCTCGCGGAGTTCTTCAACTACGGCCGGGTCGTCGTCGGCGGGCACGGTCTCGGCCTGGCGGCCGCGGCCATCGAGGAGGCCGCCGACTTCGCGCACGGCCGAACGGCCTTCGGCCGCACCATCACGGAGTTCCAGACGGTCCAGCACATCCTCGCGGACATGATGACGGAGTTTCAGGCGGCGCGTGCGCTCAACTGGGAGGCCGCCGACCGCGTCGCCGCGAAGGACAACGCCGGGTTCTGGGCCGCGATGGCGAAGGTCAAGTCGACGGAGACGGCCAACACCTGTGCCGAGCGCGGGATGCAACTGCACGGCGGTCGGTCCGTGCTGACGGAGAACCGCATCTCGCGGGTCTACCGTGACGTCAGGATTCCGGTCATCTACGAGGGTGCCAACGAGATTCAGCGGAACCTCATCTACGGACAGGCGAGCTGGTAG
- a CDS encoding O-methyltransferase, with product MTVPDDVETFAEAVGPQSDEVLREMDARAAETGFPTVGPAVGGWLQQLAGLVDARRVFEFGSGFGYSAYWFARGLPADGELVLTEVDADELDDAREYLARGDFGVTTRFELGDAIETVEEYRGPFDVVLIDNEKERYVEAFEAVRGKVSAGGVVVADNMTAGPFDFEEIYRLVVEDRGTRGGMAGGVADYLDHVRAADSFETTLLPLGEGLAVSRRVG from the coding sequence ATGACCGTACCCGACGACGTCGAGACGTTCGCCGAGGCGGTCGGCCCGCAGTCGGACGAGGTGCTCCGCGAGATGGACGCCCGCGCCGCCGAGACGGGGTTCCCGACCGTCGGGCCAGCGGTCGGCGGCTGGCTCCAGCAACTCGCCGGCCTCGTCGACGCCCGGCGCGTCTTCGAGTTCGGCTCCGGGTTCGGCTACTCGGCGTACTGGTTCGCCCGCGGACTGCCGGCCGACGGCGAACTGGTCCTCACGGAGGTCGACGCCGACGAACTCGACGACGCCCGCGAGTACCTCGCCCGCGGCGATTTCGGCGTCACGACCCGGTTCGAACTGGGTGACGCGATCGAGACGGTCGAGGAGTACCGCGGCCCGTTCGATGTCGTGCTGATCGACAACGAGAAGGAGCGCTACGTGGAGGCGTTCGAGGCGGTTCGCGGGAAGGTCTCCGCGGGCGGCGTCGTCGTCGCGGACAACATGACGGCGGGTCCGTTCGACTTCGAGGAGATCTACCGGCTGGTCGTCGAGGACCGCGGGACCCGCGGGGGGATGGCCGGGGGTGTCGCCGACTACCTGGACCACGTCCGCGCGGCCGATTCCTTCGAGACGACGCTGTTACCGCTGGGGGAGGGGCTTGCGGTCAGCCGCCGCGTCGGGTAG
- a CDS encoding MFS transporter, translated as MSRHAPLVVGLVSGSHVVNHAYLLLFAPAFPLLGAEFGVSVAALGLAVGVVNAVVTAGQLPLGYVSDSYSHTAVLVGSLAVGTLGAALAAVAPSYEALLGAAAVMGAGVAGHHPAHYPLISAAAPDAYRSRAYSVHGFAGALGLAVPFAAVPAAVALGYGWRAAFAAVAALGVCYTAVTVLAVRRVPRELARAGAEAREVEADDTGGTPGGRGRALVRRFRSYLRTVAGAPLVLLLTALWFVNSAAAWGVRTYAATVLDAGYGLEAGTASIVASAMLVVGAVVLLGGGYLGDRVGPVPLLYAGYGALVVFAGALASARLPLVAAVGVVLLLAATVDLSRPARATLTDLASERRDVGKNFALMTVGISLGGAVAPPFYGYVIETASVETAFLAIAATAAVALALSAFVARAAAE; from the coding sequence GTGTCGCGTCACGCGCCGCTCGTCGTCGGTCTGGTCTCCGGCTCCCACGTCGTCAACCACGCGTACCTCCTGCTTTTCGCCCCCGCCTTCCCGCTGCTCGGTGCGGAGTTCGGCGTCTCCGTCGCCGCCCTCGGACTCGCCGTCGGCGTCGTCAACGCCGTCGTCACCGCCGGACAGCTCCCGCTCGGCTACGTCTCCGACAGCTACAGCCACACCGCCGTCCTCGTGGGGTCGCTCGCCGTCGGCACGCTCGGCGCGGCGCTGGCCGCGGTCGCACCCTCCTACGAGGCCCTGCTCGGTGCCGCCGCGGTGATGGGCGCCGGCGTCGCGGGACATCACCCCGCCCACTACCCGCTCATCTCGGCGGCCGCCCCCGACGCCTACCGCTCGCGGGCCTACAGCGTCCACGGCTTCGCCGGCGCTCTCGGACTGGCGGTGCCGTTCGCCGCGGTGCCGGCCGCTGTCGCGCTCGGCTACGGCTGGCGGGCGGCCTTCGCAGCGGTCGCCGCCCTCGGGGTCTGTTACACCGCCGTCACGGTGCTCGCGGTCCGACGAGTGCCCCGCGAACTCGCCCGCGCCGGCGCCGAAGCCCGCGAGGTCGAGGCCGACGATACCGGCGGGACGCCCGGCGGTCGCGGCCGGGCGCTGGTCCGCCGGTTCCGTTCGTACCTCCGGACCGTGGCCGGCGCACCGCTCGTTCTCCTCCTGACGGCGCTGTGGTTCGTCAACAGCGCCGCAGCGTGGGGCGTCCGGACCTACGCCGCGACGGTGCTGGACGCCGGTTACGGGCTGGAGGCCGGAACCGCCTCGATAGTCGCCAGTGCCATGCTCGTCGTCGGCGCCGTCGTCCTGCTGGGCGGCGGCTACCTGGGCGACAGGGTCGGTCCGGTTCCGCTTCTGTACGCCGGCTACGGCGCGCTCGTCGTCTTTGCCGGCGCACTGGCGTCCGCACGCCTGCCGCTCGTCGCCGCCGTCGGCGTCGTCCTCCTGCTCGCGGCGACCGTCGACCTCTCGCGGCCGGCACGGGCGACGCTGACCGACCTCGCCTCCGAGCGCCGCGACGTCGGGAAGAACTTCGCGCTGATGACGGTCGGTATCTCGCTCGGCGGCGCCGTCGCGCCGCCCTTCTACGGCTACGTCATCGAGACCGCGAGCGTCGAGACCGCCTTCCTCGCCATCGCGGCGACGGCCGCCGTCGCGCTCGCGCTGTCGGCGTTCGTCGCCCGGGCCGCCGCCGAGTGA